The Bacteroidales bacterium region TTAAACCAATTACACTATTCATTACTTTTAACATTTACCGAAGGTTTAGTTCAACATCTGTGTAAACACCGGCAATTATTTCTGTTACTGTTACACCTGCTTATTCAGAAATATCTGCCGGTATTTATTATTATCCAAATATAAAGAAAACTTTACTGAATTCAAAAAATTGCTTTTATAATTAACACACAAGTCTCCTTTTTTACAAACATTCACATAAAAAGAATTACGGAAAATGAATAAAGTCTATATTTGCAAAAAAAAAGGAATGATTGAAATAGGGAATTATAATAAACTGAAAGTTGTAAAAGAAGTTGATTTCGGGATATATCTTGACGGCGGCGAAGCAGGTGAAATATTAATGCCGAGTAAATATGTTCCGAAAGGTACAAAACCGGATGATGAGATTGAAGTATTTATTTATTCCGACTCGGAAGACAGACTTATTGCCACCACTGAAACTCCTTTGGCAAAAGTTAATGAATTTGCTTGTTTAAAAGTAAAAGCGGTAAACAAATTCGGTGCTTTTTTAGATTGGGGAATTTTAAAAGACTTGTTGGTTCCTTTCAGAGAGCAAAAAGCTGATATGGTTGAAAGTTTTTCATATATCGTATATATTTATTTGGATGAAAAAACAAACAGATTAGCTGCTTCGGCAAAAGTCAATAAATTTTTAAGCAGTGAAACGCCTCCCTATACTGAAAATGATGAAGTAAATATTCTTATTGAAAACAAAACAGATATAGGTTTTAAGGCAATTATTGAGAATGAATTCGGAGGTTTGTTATACCAAAACGAAGTGTTCAAAGACATTGAAAAAGGAGACAGACTGAAAGCTTTTGTAAAAAAAATAAGAGATGACGGAAAAATTGACCTTGCTCTTCAAAAATCAGGCTATGAACAGATTGACGGCATTTCTAAAAACATTCTTCAAATTATTAAAGACAATAACGGATTTGTAGGTGTAACTGACAAAAGCTCACCCGAACTGATTAAAGCTTTATTTAATATCAGTAAAAAATCATTTAAAAAAGCCGTAGGCACATTATACAGACAACGAATTATTATTATTGAAGATGACGGAATAAGTATTATTTAGTGTTTAGTCAGAAAACGCCGATTTCTTCGTTATGTAATCTATCAATAAACATTTTATTTTAGCATTACAGCATTTAATCATTTTAGCATTAGTTAATACAACAGTAACAACTTCAAATATAAACAACAAAATTATTGACAATACATTTTTTATAATTTTCAGTAATAGCTTAAAACTCAATTTTATAACTTATACTCGGAACAATAATTTGCAAACTTGTAGTTTCAATCTTATTTTCCTTTATATTATAATCGTATTGGAAATTTGACGGTCTGCCTGTTACATTTTTAATTTGTAAAGCCCACACACTTGAATATCTCTTTTTATTTATACGATATGTAAGGGTTAAATCAAGGAAAAAATCAGTCGGATTTTGTTCTTCAAACGGATTACTCCAATCATAATATATCTCTCCTGCTTGAAGCGATAATTCTTCATCAACCGGAACTAATCTGTGTCCGCCGGAAACAGAAAGCCTGCCGTTAATACCCAGAATATTTACTTTAGCTTTTTTCTTGCTGAAAATAAATTCTTTTCCGCCAAGCAGATTAACAACAAAACTTTTATTGAAGCGTGAATTATAGATTTCACCGTTACCTCCTGTGTATTTTGAATCGAAAACAGAAGCAGTTACCAAGTAATAATAATTATTTTTAAAAAATCGTTCAAAAGTAAAATCAACACCAATGTTTGTTCCTTTGCCTTCATTCACAAGAATTTTATCGAAAGCAAATTCCAGTTCATAATTTATCATTGACC contains the following coding sequences:
- a CDS encoding GntR family transcriptional regulator, yielding MIEIGNYNKLKVVKEVDFGIYLDGGEAGEILMPSKYVPKGTKPDDEIEVFIYSDSEDRLIATTETPLAKVNEFACLKVKAVNKFGAFLDWGILKDLLVPFREQKADMVESFSYIVYIYLDEKTNRLAASAKVNKFLSSETPPYTENDEVNILIENKTDIGFKAIIENEFGGLLYQNEVFKDIEKGDRLKAFVKKIRDDGKIDLALQKSGYEQIDGISKNILQIIKDNNGFVGVTDKSSPELIKALFNISKKSFKKAVGTLYRQRIIIIEDDGISII